The following coding sequences lie in one Constrictibacter sp. MBR-5 genomic window:
- a CDS encoding polyprenyl synthetase family protein, with protein sequence MNTSAIFRSALSDAAASVDAVIDRLLPEPTGPEAPLFEAMRYAVLGPGKRMRPFFVLTGARMFGVKEQSALRVAAAVEFVHAYSLVHDDLPAMDDDDVRRGRPTVHRRFDEATAILAGDALQTLAFEVLADTDTHWDPQVRCDLVRDLAAAAGGRGMVGGQMLDLRAAEENFDIGAVARLERLKTGALIAFSCSAGAVLGNAGSQVRAALAAYAHDLGFAFQIADDLLDAEGSEAETGKRVGKDAGAGKATVVALLGVEAARQHAVMLANQAVAHLDGLGSGADPFRAAARFVVERRS encoded by the coding sequence ATGAACACCTCCGCGATCTTCAGGTCCGCTCTCTCGGACGCAGCTGCGTCCGTGGACGCGGTGATCGACAGGCTCCTGCCTGAGCCGACCGGACCGGAGGCCCCTCTGTTCGAAGCGATGCGCTACGCCGTCCTGGGGCCAGGCAAGCGGATGCGCCCGTTCTTCGTTCTCACGGGGGCGCGCATGTTCGGCGTCAAGGAACAGAGCGCGCTGCGGGTGGCGGCTGCGGTGGAGTTCGTCCATGCCTACTCGCTGGTGCATGACGACCTGCCGGCGATGGACGACGACGACGTGCGACGCGGGCGCCCGACGGTGCACCGTCGCTTCGACGAGGCCACCGCGATCCTTGCCGGCGATGCGCTGCAGACCCTGGCGTTCGAGGTCCTCGCGGATACGGACACGCACTGGGATCCGCAGGTTCGCTGCGACCTTGTGCGCGACCTCGCCGCTGCGGCTGGCGGACGCGGCATGGTCGGCGGCCAGATGCTGGACCTGCGTGCGGCAGAAGAGAATTTCGACATCGGTGCGGTCGCCCGGCTCGAGCGCTTGAAGACGGGCGCGCTCATCGCATTCTCCTGTTCGGCCGGCGCGGTGCTCGGCAATGCCGGAAGCCAAGTCCGGGCGGCTCTCGCAGCCTATGCCCACGACCTCGGGTTCGCTTTCCAGATCGCCGACGATCTGCTGGATGCCGAAGGAAGCGAAGCGGAAACCGGCAAGCGGGTCGGCAAGGATGCGGGCGCCGGCAAGGCGACGGTGGTCGCCCTGCTGGGCGTGGAGGCGGCACGTCAGCACGCTGTCATGCTCGCCAACCAGGCGGTCGCGCATCTCGACGGCCTGGGCAGTGGCGCCGATCCTTTCCGGGCCGCCGCCAGGTTCGTGGTCGAGCGAAGGTCATAA
- a CDS encoding exodeoxyribonuclease VII small subunit, with amino-acid sequence MQEETVGAAPESLSFEAALKELEAIVTSLERGQVTLDQAIESYERGVALKRQCEAKLREAQERVERISLSPDGTVRAEPSDIPF; translated from the coding sequence ATGCAGGAAGAGACGGTAGGAGCTGCTCCGGAAAGCCTGAGCTTCGAGGCCGCGCTGAAGGAGCTGGAAGCCATCGTCACGAGCCTCGAGCGCGGTCAGGTCACGCTGGACCAGGCCATCGAATCGTATGAGCGCGGCGTCGCACTGAAGCGGCAGTGCGAGGCCAAGCTGCGCGAGGCACAGGAACGGGTCGAGCGTATTTCGCTGTCACCGGACGGAACCGTGCGGGCCGAGCCGTCCGACATTCCGTTCTGA
- a CDS encoding histone deacetylase family protein: MTTLLITHQACLGHDTALGHPERPARLQAVLTALSGPEFEALALREAPEATPAELARVHGAEYVAAVLAGMPTDGYVRFDDDTIASPGSRDAVVRAAGAVRAAVDAVMGGEATNAFCAVRPPGHHAEPNRAMGFCFFNNIAVGAFHALAVHGLDRVAVVDFDVHHGNGTQAAFENDARLFFGSTHQMPLYPGTGRAAERGVGNIFNAPLPPGAAGETFRLVFAERILPELEQFRPDLLMISAGFDAHAADPLAQLHLVADDFAWVTEKLVELASRHCAGRIVSTLEGGYDLESLAASAAAHVRVLMAA, translated from the coding sequence ATGACCACGCTTCTGATCACTCATCAGGCATGCCTCGGCCATGATACCGCGCTCGGACATCCAGAGCGGCCGGCCAGGCTGCAGGCGGTTCTGACAGCCCTCTCCGGCCCGGAATTCGAGGCGCTGGCGTTGCGCGAAGCGCCGGAGGCGACGCCTGCGGAACTCGCGCGCGTGCACGGCGCGGAGTATGTAGCGGCCGTGCTCGCCGGAATGCCGACCGACGGCTACGTTCGATTCGACGACGACACCATCGCGTCGCCTGGTTCGCGCGACGCGGTGGTGCGAGCCGCCGGGGCCGTCCGCGCTGCCGTGGATGCCGTCATGGGCGGAGAAGCAACGAACGCCTTCTGTGCCGTTCGCCCGCCCGGCCACCATGCCGAGCCTAACCGGGCGATGGGTTTCTGCTTCTTCAACAACATCGCCGTCGGCGCGTTTCATGCGCTCGCTGTCCACGGGCTGGACCGGGTCGCTGTCGTCGATTTCGACGTCCACCACGGCAACGGCACGCAGGCCGCATTCGAGAACGATGCGCGCCTGTTCTTCGGATCCACCCACCAGATGCCGCTCTACCCAGGAACGGGACGAGCAGCGGAGCGCGGCGTCGGCAACATCTTCAATGCACCCCTGCCTCCGGGCGCGGCTGGCGAGACGTTCCGCCTGGTCTTTGCGGAGCGGATCCTGCCGGAACTCGAGCAGTTTCGCCCCGATCTGCTGATGATATCGGCCGGGTTCGATGCGCATGCGGCCGATCCCCTCGCCCAGTTGCACCTCGTCGCCGACGACTTCGCCTGGGTGACCGAAAAGCTGGTTGAACTGGCGTCGCGCCACTGCGCGGGACGCATCGTCTCGACGCTCGAAGGTGGCTACGATCTCGAATCCCTCGCCGCGAGCGCAGCCGCTCACGTCCGCGTATTGATGGCCGCATAG
- a CDS encoding helix-turn-helix transcriptional regulator translates to MKNGSAGAGSGGPSGNDGEDARREASRTYHREYNRRRFAEDPEFRERKNRNNRDYYRRRWEADPAFRERKREANRKSQERRQSSREGEPRLGRRRGPTEIDRHVGSRVRDRRRALRIPIDEVSDLLGVKRRQVALYERGETTLTSSQLHQLAQRFAVAVDWFFAELDDDAPAGSAASEVLPPESPETEEVARAFAAITDEVSRLRMLSLVQSLSEIRN, encoded by the coding sequence ATGAAGAATGGATCGGCCGGGGCCGGTTCGGGAGGCCCCTCCGGGAACGACGGCGAGGACGCCCGACGCGAGGCGAGCCGGACCTATCATCGGGAGTACAATCGGCGGAGGTTTGCCGAGGATCCCGAGTTCCGTGAACGCAAGAACCGGAACAATCGCGACTATTACCGTCGCCGCTGGGAAGCCGATCCCGCGTTCCGCGAGCGCAAGCGCGAGGCGAACCGCAAGTCGCAGGAACGGCGGCAGTCGAGCCGCGAGGGCGAGCCCAGGCTCGGGCGGCGGCGCGGGCCGACGGAGATCGACCGTCATGTCGGGAGCAGGGTGCGCGACCGCAGACGGGCACTGCGGATCCCCATCGACGAGGTGTCGGATCTGCTCGGGGTGAAGCGCCGTCAGGTCGCGCTCTACGAGCGCGGCGAGACGACCCTCACGTCCAGCCAGCTCCACCAACTGGCACAGCGTTTCGCGGTTGCCGTGGACTGGTTCTTCGCCGAACTCGACGACGATGCCCCCGCCGGCAGCGCGGCCAGTGAGGTGTTGCCGCCGGAGTCCCCGGAGACGGAGGAGGTCGCCCGAGCGTTCGCCGCGATTACCGACGAGGTTTCGCGGTTACGAATGCTCAGCCTCGTCCAGAGCCTGTCCGAAATCCGGAACTGA
- a CDS encoding aspartate/glutamate racemase family protein, which translates to MPDRIRLGMLTPSSNTVLEPVCAALVADLPEVSVHFGRFRVVEISLRDAALGQFDMAPMLGAAELLADAKVDAICWNGTSAGWMGLDSDRRLCAAITERTGIPATSAVLSLVELFRRAAVQRFGLVSPYTSDVQARIVETMAKEGFVCTGERHAGESRNFHFADVTAPRIERMVAEVAETGPQGITVLCTNMDAATSTPALEARTGIMMFDSIATSMWGALTAAGVDPRRLGHRGHLFTL; encoded by the coding sequence GTGCCCGACCGTATCCGTCTCGGGATGCTCACGCCGTCGTCGAACACCGTGCTCGAACCAGTGTGTGCCGCCCTTGTCGCCGACTTGCCCGAGGTATCCGTTCACTTCGGGCGATTCCGCGTGGTGGAGATCTCGCTACGCGACGCGGCGCTGGGGCAGTTCGACATGGCGCCGATGCTGGGGGCCGCGGAATTGCTCGCGGATGCGAAGGTAGACGCCATCTGCTGGAACGGAACCTCTGCGGGCTGGATGGGGCTCGACAGCGATAGACGACTGTGCGCAGCCATCACCGAACGCACCGGGATTCCGGCAACGTCAGCGGTTTTGTCACTCGTCGAACTCTTCAGACGGGCTGCGGTCCAGCGATTCGGTCTGGTATCGCCTTACACCTCGGACGTGCAGGCACGAATCGTCGAGACGATGGCCAAGGAAGGCTTCGTCTGTACCGGTGAACGGCACGCCGGCGAAAGCCGGAACTTCCATTTTGCCGACGTAACGGCGCCCCGGATCGAACGGATGGTTGCGGAAGTCGCAGAAACGGGACCGCAGGGGATCACCGTCCTGTGCACAAACATGGATGCGGCGACGTCCACCCCCGCCCTGGAGGCGCGCACCGGCATCATGATGTTCGATAGCATCGCCACCTCGATGTGGGGAGCATTGACTGCCGCCGGCGTCGACCCACGGCGCCTAGGTCACAGAGGCCACCTGTTCACGCTTTGA
- a CDS encoding histidine phosphatase family protein: MGETDAAMILIRHGQTLFNLHFGATRQDPGIEDPGLTHIGRTQAAAAAAALAGEDVVELVVSPYRRTLETAAIIAAELDLPIRVEPLIRERMGFACDIGTARSELAALWPAHAFDHLDERWWHHEDEPEALLEARCTTFRDRMVEREDWRRVAVVTHWGVIRALTGQTVQNGALVRYDPTGRTVPID; the protein is encoded by the coding sequence ATGGGCGAGACCGACGCGGCCATGATCCTGATCCGCCACGGCCAGACTCTTTTCAACCTTCATTTCGGTGCGACGCGGCAGGATCCAGGGATAGAGGATCCGGGCCTGACGCATATCGGGCGCACCCAGGCTGCTGCTGCGGCGGCGGCGCTGGCAGGAGAGGACGTCGTGGAGCTGGTCGTCAGCCCCTATCGGCGCACGCTCGAGACGGCGGCGATCATTGCAGCGGAGCTGGACCTGCCAATCCGCGTGGAACCGTTGATCCGTGAGCGCATGGGCTTCGCCTGCGACATCGGGACGGCGAGATCCGAGCTGGCGGCGCTATGGCCGGCGCATGCGTTCGATCATCTCGACGAACGCTGGTGGCATCACGAGGACGAGCCCGAGGCCCTGCTCGAAGCGCGATGCACGACCTTCCGCGACCGTATGGTCGAGCGTGAAGACTGGCGACGGGTCGCAGTCGTGACGCATTGGGGCGTAATCCGCGCGCTCACGGGACAGACGGTGCAGAACGGCGCCCTCGTGCGATACGATCCGACCGGACGAACCGTCCCGATCGACTGA
- a CDS encoding GAF domain-containing sensor histidine kinase has protein sequence MQNEIGTSQQMTTVDSKVSLTPGCRPDDLGKPRHDRHPAHDRLLHGQNRALRLLARGGALEEVLETLVRGAESAAPGMIASILLVQDGRLKHGAAPSLPDWYCRAIDGTEIGPAVGSCGTAAHLRQRVVVIDIQADPLWKNFRDLAARAGLGACWSEPVFASDGTCLGSFGTYYATPRAPSQDDLDFIENAAQVAGIAIERRRSETLLQEAMARAERASQAKTAFLAHMSHELRTPLNAIIGFADMVDSEMFGPIGGRNQGYVRDIAGSSRHLLGILTGLLELSRIEGSAVTAEPVDLNAVTADVADSFAGRIEQKRLVFSRRICPDAGRVVSDAGALRQLLTNLLDNAVNYTPPGRAVQLEALCSREPDHGREEVWVRITDNGPGIDTSRLPHVREAFHGFGGLTSRSGSGMGIGLAIADRLARMIGATLDIESRPDEGTCVTLRLPQVPDAGHRGSESRDALAT, from the coding sequence GTGCAGAACGAGATCGGTACATCGCAGCAGATGACCACGGTCGACAGCAAGGTTTCGCTTACCCCCGGCTGCCGGCCCGACGACCTCGGCAAGCCGCGGCATGACAGGCATCCGGCGCACGACCGGCTACTCCATGGGCAGAACCGCGCATTGCGGCTGCTCGCCCGAGGCGGAGCCCTTGAAGAGGTCCTAGAGACGCTCGTTCGCGGTGCCGAGAGTGCAGCGCCCGGCATGATCGCCTCCATCCTCCTGGTCCAGGACGGCCGCCTGAAACACGGAGCGGCCCCCAGTCTTCCCGACTGGTACTGTCGGGCGATTGATGGGACCGAGATCGGTCCCGCCGTCGGCTCCTGCGGTACCGCCGCCCATTTGCGGCAGCGCGTCGTCGTGATCGATATCCAGGCCGACCCGCTCTGGAAGAACTTTCGCGATCTCGCGGCGCGGGCCGGGCTTGGGGCATGCTGGTCCGAGCCGGTATTCGCGAGCGACGGCACCTGCCTGGGCTCTTTCGGGACGTATTATGCGACCCCGCGGGCGCCTTCTCAGGACGACCTCGACTTCATCGAGAATGCGGCCCAGGTAGCGGGCATAGCCATCGAACGCCGGCGCTCGGAAACGCTTCTTCAAGAGGCGATGGCGCGGGCTGAGCGGGCTAGTCAGGCGAAGACGGCGTTCCTGGCTCATATGAGCCATGAGTTGCGGACGCCGCTGAACGCGATCATCGGTTTCGCGGACATGGTCGACAGTGAGATGTTCGGCCCGATCGGCGGGCGAAACCAGGGCTATGTCCGCGACATCGCCGGGAGCAGCCGGCATCTGCTCGGCATTCTGACCGGCCTGCTGGAACTGTCACGCATCGAAGGCAGTGCCGTCACGGCAGAGCCGGTGGACCTCAACGCAGTGACGGCAGACGTCGCGGACAGCTTCGCCGGACGAATCGAGCAGAAGCGGCTCGTGTTTTCGCGCCGGATCTGCCCCGATGCAGGTCGGGTGGTGAGTGACGCGGGCGCACTACGACAGCTTCTGACGAACCTTCTCGACAACGCTGTGAACTACACCCCTCCGGGAAGAGCAGTCCAACTGGAGGCGCTGTGCAGTCGGGAGCCGGATCACGGCCGCGAGGAGGTCTGGGTGCGCATCACCGATAACGGGCCTGGCATCGACACCAGCCGGCTGCCGCATGTACGCGAGGCGTTTCACGGATTCGGCGGGCTGACCTCACGTTCGGGTTCAGGAATGGGGATCGGCCTGGCTATCGCCGACCGGCTGGCCCGCATGATCGGTGCGACGCTGGATATCGAGAGCCGCCCCGACGAGGGAACCTGCGTGACGCTCAGGCTGCCGCAAGTACCGGACGCCGGCCATCGCGGCTCCGAGAGTCGCGATGCTTTGGCGACCTGA
- a CDS encoding EamA family transporter produces MELWIPITVFAAFCQNLRSALQKHLKGRLSTSGATFSRFVYAVPFAWLYLAGVAQVSGDPLPDLHWTFAGYAAVGGLAQIAATALLVYLFSFRNFTVGTTYSKTETVQTALIGALVIGDAVSTQALAAILISLAGVIALSVARTELTARRLLTSWLDKPALIGLASGAFFGVSAVSYRAASLSLDSGNFAIRAAFTLAFVLILQTVVMAVYMRIREPGQLTAVARSWRVSIWVGVSGMAASAGWFTAMTIENAAHVRALGQIELVFTFIASVMVFRERTNPTEIVGILLVIGGILVLLL; encoded by the coding sequence ATGGAACTCTGGATCCCGATCACCGTCTTCGCCGCGTTCTGCCAGAACCTGCGGTCGGCGCTCCAGAAGCACCTCAAAGGCAGGCTCAGCACCTCCGGCGCCACCTTCTCCCGCTTCGTCTATGCCGTGCCGTTCGCATGGCTCTATCTGGCCGGCGTGGCGCAGGTGAGCGGCGATCCGCTGCCCGATCTGCACTGGACCTTCGCCGGCTATGCTGCGGTCGGCGGTCTCGCGCAGATCGCAGCGACCGCGCTGCTCGTCTACCTCTTCTCGTTCCGTAATTTCACGGTCGGCACCACCTATTCCAAGACCGAGACGGTGCAGACGGCGCTCATCGGCGCACTGGTCATTGGCGATGCCGTCTCGACGCAGGCCTTGGCGGCGATCCTGATCAGCCTGGCGGGCGTGATCGCCCTGTCGGTGGCGCGAACCGAACTCACGGCGCGGCGCCTGTTGACGAGTTGGCTCGACAAGCCCGCCCTCATCGGTCTGGCGTCGGGCGCTTTCTTCGGCGTGTCGGCTGTTTCGTACCGGGCTGCATCGCTGTCGCTCGACAGCGGCAACTTCGCCATCCGCGCCGCCTTCACGCTGGCTTTCGTACTGATCCTGCAGACGGTGGTGATGGCCGTCTACATGCGCATCCGCGAGCCGGGGCAACTGACCGCCGTTGCCCGCTCGTGGCGGGTTTCGATCTGGGTCGGCGTATCGGGTATGGCGGCCTCTGCCGGTTGGTTCACCGCCATGACGATCGAGAATGCGGCCCACGTGCGGGCGCTGGGTCAGATCGAGCTCGTCTTCACCTTCATCGCCTCCGTCATGGTCTTTCGGGAACGAACCAATCCAACGGAGATCGTCGGAATCCTCCTCGTCATCGGCGGCATCCTGGTGCTGCTGCTTTGA
- a CDS encoding SDR family oxidoreductase: MTGTAIVTGGSRGIGAAVCRLLGARGWSVAVNYRSGRAEAEAVARDVDAAGGRGFPVQADTGDRDAVRRMFETVDRDLGVATALVNNAGIHGPRGRLDALDPADVRQVLAVNVEGCIWCAQEAIARMSTRHGGKGGAIVNVSSGSAYIGNPGDGVLYALSKGALNSLTIGLSQEVAGEGIRVNGVLPGITETDMPGPDRARRVGAGVPMGRAARPEEIAEAVVWLLSDAASYVAGAQLRVGGGKP; encoded by the coding sequence ATGACTGGAACAGCGATCGTCACAGGAGGCAGCCGAGGCATCGGTGCGGCGGTCTGCCGACTGCTCGGGGCGCGCGGCTGGAGCGTCGCCGTCAACTATCGCAGCGGCAGGGCAGAGGCGGAGGCGGTCGCCCGCGACGTCGACGCCGCCGGCGGGCGCGGCTTCCCGGTGCAGGCGGACACGGGTGACCGGGATGCCGTTCGCCGCATGTTCGAGACCGTGGACCGCGACCTCGGCGTGGCGACGGCGTTGGTGAACAATGCCGGGATCCACGGCCCGCGCGGCCGGCTGGATGCACTCGACCCGGCCGATGTCCGGCAGGTGCTGGCGGTCAATGTCGAAGGCTGCATCTGGTGTGCGCAGGAGGCGATCGCGCGCATGTCGACGCGGCACGGCGGCAAGGGCGGGGCCATCGTGAACGTGTCGTCGGGGTCTGCCTATATCGGCAACCCCGGCGACGGGGTGCTCTATGCCCTGTCGAAGGGCGCCCTGAACAGTCTCACCATCGGCCTGTCGCAGGAAGTCGCAGGCGAAGGCATTCGGGTGAACGGCGTGCTGCCGGGCATAACCGAAACCGACATGCCGGGGCCGGATCGCGCGCGCCGCGTCGGCGCCGGCGTGCCGATGGGCCGCGCCGCCCGACCGGAAGAGATCGCCGAGGCCGTCGTCTGGCTGCTCTCGGATGCCGCCTCCTATGTGGCCGGCGCGCAGCTTCGGGTCGGCGGCGGCAAGCCCTAA
- a CDS encoding DHA2 family efflux MFS transporter permease subunit: MAGPRFRPLPPGAAPASIAAARDRPRFRGHALTAETVDVLTARYGPAYRWLVTGAVLLAMVSMVLSSTSVAVAVPNVMGAFGVGQDKAQWIATAFFASQVATMLLNAWLVSVFGQRATFIGTLAVAIVSCFIGGLAQNLETVILARVLQGGCAGIIQPLSMMTIFTVFPPERRGTAMGLFGLGVVLAPAFGPTLGGLVIDTFSWRAVFYLPLPLCGIALALGSIFMPMKTPGTAARPFDYLGFLLMVTALTCLLNGFASGQREGWSSDIIVLQLTAGALAVLGFIAWQFHARSPLLDLNLFKNAQFASAAVVGFIFGFGMFGSIFITALFVQTVQGYTPTRAGLLLMPGGLMMAMIFPLAGRIVDTIPAYIPIMIGQSLFGLGFIMMAGADANTAFWTFVVFTLVNRFGLAMTMPPLNTAALRSLRPDQVSQGSGAINFVRMLGGACGVNLLVVFLEMRTRFHAEALTATQNYANATSRALLHSVEEILAQTGVAETQQMPGALHYLGQVVYAQASALAFQDTFLAAAGLAIFAVLPAWIMGRAQAASRRMQPVAPAGSARA, from the coding sequence ATGGCGGGCCCGCGCTTCCGGCCATTGCCGCCCGGCGCCGCTCCTGCGAGCATCGCGGCGGCGCGGGATCGGCCGCGCTTCCGGGGACACGCTTTGACCGCCGAGACCGTCGACGTTCTGACAGCCCGCTACGGACCCGCCTATCGGTGGCTGGTGACCGGCGCGGTGCTGCTGGCCATGGTCTCGATGGTGCTCTCGTCGACCAGCGTCGCCGTGGCCGTGCCCAACGTCATGGGGGCCTTCGGCGTCGGCCAGGACAAGGCACAGTGGATCGCAACGGCCTTCTTCGCCAGCCAGGTCGCGACCATGCTGCTGAACGCCTGGCTCGTGTCGGTGTTCGGCCAGCGCGCGACCTTCATCGGGACGCTGGCCGTCGCGATCGTGTCCTGCTTCATCGGCGGCCTCGCCCAGAATCTGGAGACGGTGATCCTGGCCCGCGTCCTGCAGGGCGGCTGTGCGGGGATCATCCAGCCGCTCTCCATGATGACCATCTTCACGGTCTTTCCGCCGGAACGCCGCGGAACGGCCATGGGACTGTTCGGCCTCGGCGTCGTCCTGGCGCCCGCCTTCGGACCGACGCTCGGCGGGCTGGTCATCGACACGTTCAGCTGGCGCGCAGTCTTCTACCTGCCGCTGCCGCTCTGCGGGATCGCACTGGCCCTCGGTTCGATCTTCATGCCGATGAAGACGCCGGGGACCGCGGCGCGTCCGTTCGACTATCTCGGCTTCCTGCTGATGGTCACGGCGCTGACCTGCCTCCTCAATGGCTTCGCCAGCGGCCAGCGCGAAGGCTGGTCCTCGGACATCATCGTCCTGCAGCTGACCGCCGGTGCGCTCGCCGTCCTCGGCTTCATCGCCTGGCAGTTCCACGCGCGCTCGCCGCTGCTCGATCTGAACCTGTTCAAGAATGCGCAGTTTGCCTCGGCTGCCGTCGTCGGCTTCATCTTCGGCTTCGGGATGTTCGGCTCGATCTTCATCACGGCGCTGTTCGTGCAGACCGTGCAGGGCTACACGCCGACGCGCGCCGGCCTCCTGCTGATGCCTGGCGGCCTGATGATGGCGATGATCTTTCCGCTGGCGGGGCGGATCGTCGACACCATCCCCGCCTACATCCCGATCATGATCGGGCAATCGCTCTTCGGGCTCGGCTTCATCATGATGGCGGGAGCAGACGCCAACACGGCGTTCTGGACGTTCGTCGTCTTCACCCTGGTCAACCGGTTCGGCCTCGCCATGACGATGCCGCCGCTCAACACGGCCGCGCTGCGCTCGCTGCGCCCGGACCAGGTGAGCCAGGGATCGGGAGCCATCAATTTCGTCCGGATGCTGGGCGGCGCGTGCGGCGTGAACCTGCTGGTCGTCTTCCTCGAGATGCGGACGCGATTCCATGCGGAGGCGCTGACCGCGACGCAGAACTACGCCAACGCGACGAGCCGCGCCCTGCTCCATTCAGTGGAGGAAATCCTGGCGCAGACGGGTGTTGCGGAAACGCAGCAGATGCCCGGTGCGCTGCACTATCTGGGACAGGTGGTGTACGCGCAGGCGAGCGCCCTCGCCTTTCAAGACACGTTCCTGGCGGCCGCCGGCCTCGCGATCTTCGCCGTGCTCCCGGCCTGGATCATGGGACGAGCGCAGGCGGCGAGCCGCCGGATGCAGCCCGTGGCACCCGCCGGCTCGGCGCGTGCATGA